One part of the Raphanus sativus cultivar WK10039 chromosome 7, ASM80110v3, whole genome shotgun sequence genome encodes these proteins:
- the LOC108815875 gene encoding DExH-box ATP-dependent RNA helicase DExH3, with translation MRFTKRISSLFLSQATKLPTRSLLGNPSLCRSYYNVGAPISTSLISSRSGGDAAVTGLTYHIRCRFIGYTAEQFSDDEYECEFEEHKASSSVANVDEWKWKLGILLANDSEREIVSRDKRDRRDYEQISNLAKRMGLYSEIYGKVVVASKVPLPNYRPDLDDKRPQREVVLPLSLQRRVEGLLQEHLDRQQLNLGKANENEADSQLPKQTEELPDESSDAFLDGSVMEKVLQRRSMRMRNMQRAWQESPEGRTMLEFRKSLPSFKDKARLLQAIARNQVIVVSGETGCGKTTQLPQYILESEIESGRGAFCNIICTQPRRISAMAVAERVSAERGEPLGETVGFKVRLEGMRGKNTQLLFCTSGILLRRLLSDRNLNGITHVFVDEIHERGMNEDFLIIVLKELLPRRPDLRLVLMSATLNAELFSNYFGGAPTIHIPGFTHPVKAHFLEDVLEMTGYKLTSFNQVDDYGQEKTWKTQKQLMPRKRKNQITSLVEEALSKSTFESYSSRTRDSLSSWMPDCVGFNLIEAVLCHICRKERPGAVLVFLTGWDDISSLRDQIKAHPLLGDPNRVLLLMCHGSMATAEQRLIFERAPPNIRKIVLATNMAEASITINDVVFVVDCGKAKETTYDALNNTPCLLPSWISQASARQRRGRAGRLLPGECYHLYPKCVYEAFSEYQLPELLRTPLNSLCLQIKSLQVESIAEFLSAALQAPEPLTVQNAIGFLKMIGALDEKENLTDLGKLLSILPVDPKLGKMLIMGAIFHCFDPILTIVSGLSVRDPFLLPQEKKDLALSAKLRFSAKDYSDHMALVRAFEGWKNAEREGSAYEYCWRNFLSAQTLQAIHSLRKQFNYILKEAGLVHDDSALNNKLSHNQSLVRAVICSGLFPGIASVVHRETSMSFKTMDDGQVSLYANSVNSRFPTIPYPWLVFGEKVKVNAVLIRDSTGVPDSSLILFGGALSTGVQVGHLKMLDGYIDFFMDPNLADSYVKLKEELDKLLQKKLEDPSVDIHKEGKYLMLAVQELVAGDQCEGRFVFGRDTKRPSQPQLAGGENKLSKDGTNPKSLLQTLLMRAGHSPPKYKTKHLKTNEFRALVEFKGMQFVGKPQRNKTLAEKDAAVEALAWLTHTSDNSTDQYSGDADSPPDVTDNMLKLLGGKRRRRSKGK, from the exons ATGCGTTTCACAAAACGAATAAGCAGCCTCTTCCTGTCGCAGGCCACCAAGCTTCCTACTCGCTCTCTGCTGGGAAACCCATCTTTATGCAGGTCTTATTATAACGTCGGCGCTCCGATCTCCACGTCTCTGATTTCGAGCCGGAGTGGTGGTGATGCTGCTGTCACGGGATTGACCTACCATATACGTTGCCGTTTCATCGGGTACACCGCGGAACAGTTCTCGGATGATGAGTACGAGTGTGAATTCGAGGAACATAAG GCTTCATCTTCTGTGGCGAATGTTGATGAATGGAAGTGGAAGTTAGGCATTCTGTTGGCCAATGATAGCGAACGAGAGATTGTTTCTAGAGATAAAAGAGACCGAAGGGATTATGAGCAGATCTCTAACCTTGCCAAGAGAATGGGTCTTTACAG TGAGATCTATGGAAAAGTGGTTGTTGCAAGCAAGGTTCCTCTTCCTAACTACAGGCCAGATTTGGATGATAAGCGACCACAACGGGAG GTGGTACTTCCTTTGAGTTTGCAGAGAAGGGTAGAGGGACTACTCCAGGAACACCTTGATAGACAGCAGCTAAACTTAGGAAAGGCTAATGAAAATGAGGCTGATTCTCAACTTCCTAAGCAGACTGAAGAACTTCCTGATGAAAGCTCTGATGCGTTTCTCGATGGTTCTGTTATGGAGAAGGTACTTCAGCGGAGGAGTATGCGGATGCGCAATATGCAGAGAGCCTGGCAG GAATCACCTGAGGGGCGTACAATGCTGGAATTCCGAAAATCTTTGCCTTCATTCAAGGACAAAGCAAGACTTCTTCAAGCTATTGCTCGGAACCAG GTAATAGTGGTATCTGGGGAGACTGGGTGTGGTAAGACAACTCAACTGCCACAGTACATTTTGGAATCGGAGATAGAGTCTGGTCGAGGAGCATTCTGCAACATCATTTGTACACAACCTCGGAGGATATCTGCCATGGCAGTTGCAGAAAGAGTGTCTGCTGAGAGAGGAGAACCTCTTGGTGAAACG GTTGGGTTTAAAGTTCGGCTAGAAGGAATGAGAGGGAAGAATACCCAACTTCTGTTCTGTACAAGTGGTATTCTTCTCAGACGACTGCTTAGTGATCGAAATTTGAATGGCATAACACATGTTTTTGTTGATGAGATTCACGAAAGGGGAATGAATGAAG ATTTCTTGATAATAGTGTTAAAGGAGCTTCTTCCACGGCGTCCAGATTTAAGATTGGTTCTTATGAGTGCCACTTTGAATGCTGAACTCTTTTCTAACTATTTTGGAGGAGCACCTACAATTCACATTCCA ggCTTCACACATCCAGTGAAGGCACATTTTTTGGAGGATGTACTGGAAATGACGGGATATAAGTTGACCTCTTTCAACCAAGTTGATGATTATGGCCAAGAAAAGACTTGGAAAACGCAAAAGCAGTTGATGCCACGCAAAAGGAAAAACCAGATCACTTCTCTTGTTGAG GAAGCTCTGAGCAAGTCAACTTTTGAAAGCTATAGCTCGAGGACTCGTGATTCACTCTCGTCTTGGATGCCTGATTGCGTAGGATTTAATCTTATTGAGGCTGTTCTCTGTCATATATGCCGCAAAGAACGTCCAGGAGCTGTATTAGTGTTTTTGACAGGATGGGATGATATTAGCTCCCTGAGGGACCAAATTAAAGCACATCCCCTCCTCGGGGATCCCAATAGGGTCTTGCTGTTGATGTGCCACGGTTCAATGGCAACTGCTGAACAG AGACTCATTTTCGAGCGAGCACCTCCTAATATTCGCAAAATTGTTCTTGCTACAAACATGGCAGAAGCTAGTATTACAATAAACGATGTAGTTTTCGTGGTTGACTGTGGGAAGGCAAAAGAGACCACCTATGATGCTTTGAACAATACACCTTGTTTGCTACCCTCATGGATATCTCAAGCTTCTGCTCGACAG AGAAGGGGTAGAGCTGGTCGTCTGCTTCCGGGAGAATGCTATCACCTATATCCTAAATGCGTGTATGAAGCTTTTTCGGAGTATCAACTTCCTGAACTTCTGAGAACTCCTTTAAACTCTCTCTGCCTGCAAATTAAAAGTCTTCAGGTTGAAAGCATTGCAGAGTTCTTGTCAGCTGCACTTCAGGCTCCAGAGCCTTTGACC GTTCAAAATGCTATTGGATTCCTGAAAATGATCGGAGCACTGGATGAGAAGGAAAATCTGACGGATCTTG GAAAACTCTTGTCGATTCTCCCAGTTGATCCAAAGCTGGGGAAAATGCTCATAATGGGTGCCATCTTCCACTGCTTTGATCCGATCCTGACAATTGTATCAGGGCTCAGTGTCAGAGATCCTTTCCTTCTGcctcaagaaaaaaaagac TTAGCTTTATCAGCCAAGTTGAGATTCTCAGCAAAAGACTACAGTGACCATATGGCACTAGTTCGTGCCTTTGAAGGGTGGAAAAACGCTGAAAGAGAAGGATCGGCTTATGAGTACTGTTGGAGGAATTTTTTGTCAGCTCAGACGCTTCAGGCGATACATTCTCTGAGGAAGCAGTTCAACTATATCCTGAAAGAAGCTGGCTTAGTACATGATGATTCAGCTCTCAACAACAAGCTAAGTCACAATCAGTCTCTGGTTCGCGCTGTCATTTGCTCTGGCTTATTCCCTGGAATAGCATCTGTTGTG CACAGAGAGACTTCCATGTCGTTCAAGACAATGGATGATGGCCAAGTATCACTATACGCG AATTCTGTTAATTCGAGGTTCCCGACGATTCCATACCCTTGGCTTGTCTTTGGAGAGAAAGTAAAGGTCAATGCAGTGCTCATAAGAGACTCCACCGGTGTCCCTGATTCCAGTTTGATCCTTTTTGGTGGTGCACTGAGCACCGGAGTACAG GTGGGACATCTTAAAATGCTTGACGGGTACATTGACTTCTTCATGGATCCAAATTTGGCAGACTCCTACGTGAAGCTGAAGGAAGAACTCGATAAGCTTCTTCAGAAAAAG CTTGAAGATCCAAGTGTGGACATTCACAAAGAAGGCAAGTACCTGATGCTCGCAGTTCAAGAACTTGTGGCTGGCGACCAATGCGAAGGGAGATTCGTGTTCGGCCGTGACACAAAGAGGCCAAGCCAACCGCAATTAGCAGGAGGAGAGAACAAACTCTCCAAAGACGGGACGAACCCGAAGAGTCTTCTTCAGACACTTTTGATGAGAGCTGGACACTCACCTCCAAAGTACAAGACCAAACATCTGAAGACAAACGAGTTTAGAGCACTCGTGGAGTTTAAAGGAATGCAGTTCGTTGGGAAGCCTCAGAGGAACAAAACGCTCGCTGAGAAAGATGCAGCTGTTGAGGCCTTGGCTTGGTTGACTCATACCTCTGATAATAGTACTGACCAATACAGTGGTGACGCAGATTCTCCACCTGATGTTACTGATAACATGCTTAAACTCCTTGGTGGAAAACGGCGCAGACGGTCCAAAGGCAAGTAG
- the LOC108815880 gene encoding uncharacterized protein LOC108815880, protein MSAEDFQKKVSISDPIDGKMEIECVGSSSSTGVASRTLVLLRRLLEIQERRAQAYAKLKRGFSEYVETSGEALYQKLCSEITAEFNECSKQVREMETLFLNPEVGRSDLAQLLSDIQTQEKQKLHLTVTIQVLKKAGRPSERMLTHENCKFKKPMQHECVHLHEITEAAGTEEAEADAEFDNALKEAIRGVQDAVTCINEYLEDIRYEIAALEAD, encoded by the exons ATGAGTGCCGAAGATTTTCAGAAGAAGGTTTCAATCAGTGATCCCATCGACGGGAAAATGGAAATCGAATGTGTTGGGTCTAGTAGCTCCACGGGGGTAGCCTCTCGAACCCTGGTTTTGCTTCGGAGATTGCTTGAGATTCAGGAGCGTCGAGCCCAGGCCTACGCCAAACTCAAAAG AGGATTCTCAGAGTATGTGGAGACTAGTGGTGAAGCACTTTATCAGAAGCTGTGCAGCGAGATTACTGCTGAGTTCAACGAATGCTCCAAACAA GTGCGCGAAATGGAAACTCTGTTTCTGAATCCAGAAGTTGGAAGATCGGATCTTGCTCAACTGCTCAGCGACATTCAAACTCAGGAGAAGCAGAAACTGCATCTG ACGGTCACAATACAGGTACTGAAGAAGGCAGGGAGGCCGTCAGAACGGATGCTCACACATGAGAACTGCAAGTTCAAGAAACCGATGCAGCACGAGTGTGTTCATCTTCATGAGATCACTGAAGCTGCAGGAACAGAGGAAGCAGAAGCGGATGCTGAGTTCGACAACGCTTTAAAGGAAGCTATTAGAGGAGTGCAAGACGCTGTGACTTGCATCAATGAGTATTTGGAAGACATTAGGTACGAGATTGCAGCCCTTGAAGCCGATTAA
- the LOC108815879 gene encoding vacuolar protein sorting-associated protein 36, giving the protein MAGESTIGPDGLFHNAEVTTSGRPVLRRNEVECFLLSSVDLDSEDDPPRFASLRSGNLILTTHRLIWIPSSSQSNASLPPSSLPLASVTHIFSHKKSIKSMFHSPRIRFQVDSVVVVTIVFRGKGDFDGFLTKFWECWRGRAWEEDEKRESEASGSGTGAGTVAQGLYGNDGTVRMVGLAGILRKEQEQWESTDKSLQDAFQDLNALMSKAKEMVSLAEKMRQKLLSAPSSSQNGSGDDEEMGSKEEMQQWMLSVGIISPVTKESAGALYHQELSRQLADFVRIPLEQAGGMISLTDMYYHFNRARGTELISPDDLWQACTLWEKFDVPVMLRKFDSGVKVIQNKSHSDEEVMSRIRTLVTKTETLRTGVTASDAALTLKIAPAMAKEHLLSAETKGLLCRDMSPDGLRFYFNLFHEFDLTNLHFVKDFGTYGEWVKATTLLSV; this is encoded by the exons ATGGCCGGTGAAAGCACAATCGGACCCGACGGTTTGTTCCACAACGCGGAGGTGACAACGAGCGGAAGACCAGTGCTCCGCCGCAACGAAGTCGAGTGTTTCCTCCTCTCCTCCGTCGACCTAGATTCCGAAGACGATCCGCCGCGGTTCGCCTCCCTGAGGTCCGGAAACCTGATCTTAACCACTCATCGTCTCATATGGAtcccttcttcttctcagtCAAACGCCTCCCTTCCTCCTTCTTCACTCCCTCTCGCCTCGGTGACTCACATCTTCTCCCATAAGAAGTCCATCAAGTCCATGTTCCACTCCCCTCGGATCCGGTTCCAGGTGGATTCGGTTGTCGTCGTGACGATTGTGTTCAGGGGGAAGGGTGATTTCGATGGGTTTTTGACCAAGTTCTGGGAGTGTTGGAGGGGGAGAGCTTGGGAGGAAGATGAGAAGAGGGAGAGCGAGGCCTCGGGCTCGGGGACAGGAGCTGGAACTGTTGCGCAGGGTTTGTACGGGAACGATGGAACGGTGAGGATGGTGGGATTGGCTGGGATACTGAGGAAAGAGCAAGAGCAGTGGGAGAGCACTGATAAGAGCTTGCAAGATGCTTTTCAGGATTTGAATGCTCTTATG AGTAAGGCTAAAGAGATGGTGAGTCTGGCGGAGAAAATGCGGCAAAAGCTCTTGTCTGCTCCTAGTAGTAGCCAGAACGGATCAGGTGATGATGAGGAGATGGGGTCTAAAGAAGAAATGCAACAGTGGATGTTGAGCGTTGGTATTATCTCCCCTGTTACTAAGGAATCTGCTGGAGCCTTGTACCATCAGGAGTTGTCTCGCCAG TTGGCGGATTTTGTCAGAATCCCATTAGAACAAGCTGGTGGGATGATCAGCCTTACTGATATGTATTACCACTTCAATCGTGCTCGGGGAACAG AGTTGATTTCTCCAGACGATCTGTGGCAAGCTTGTACCCTCTGGGAGAAATTTGATGT TCCAGTAATGCTACGGAAGTTTGATAGCGGTGTGAAGGTCATCCAGAACAAGTCCCATAGTGACGAGGAG GTTATGAGTAGAATCAGAACGCTTGTGACTAAAACCGAAACTCTAAGAACCGGAGTCACTGCTAGTGATGCAGCTTTGACATTGAAAATCGCTCCAGCAATGGCCAAGGAACATCTACTATCTGCAGAGACCAAAG GTCTGCTGTGTAGAGACATGAGCCCAGACGGGCTTCGATTTTATTTCAACCTGTTTCACGAGTTCGATTTGACCAATCTCCATTT CGTGAAGGACTTTGGGACATACGGTGAATGGGTCAAAGCGACTACTTTGTTGTCCGTATGA
- the LOC108815876 gene encoding phospholipid-transporting ATPase 1 — protein MENSIDKPPPHPHHHRNDSISSRWSLSSKDPSLREVTFNDPGSKRIRHGSADSEMLTMSQKEIKDEDARLVYINDPDKTNESFEFTGNSIKTAKYSVFTFLPRNLFEQFHRVAYVYFLVIAVLNQLPQLAVFGRGASIMPLAFVLLVSAIKDAYEDFRRHRSDRVENNRLALVFEDGQFREKQWKYIRVGEVIKVVSNQSLPCDMVLLATSDPTGVVYVQTTNLDGESNLKTRYAKQETLQKANDLETFDGFIKCEKPNRNIYGFQANMEIDGRRLSLGPSNIILRGCELKNTEWALGVVVYAGGETKAMLNNSGAPSKRSRLETRMNLEIILLSLFLIALCTTAAATAAVWLRRHRDDLDTILFYRRKDYSERPGGKNHNYYGWGWEIFFTFFMAVIVYQIMIPISLYISMELVRIGQAYFMTRDDQMYDESSNSSFQCRALNINEDLGQIKYLFSDKTGTLTDNKMEFQCACIGGVDYSDWESEHAGYSIEVDGNILKPKMRVRVDPVLLELTKNGYATKEAKRANEFFLSLAACNTIVPIVTNTSDPNVKLVDYQGESPDEQALVYAAASYGFLLIERTSGHIVINVRGEMQRYNVLGLHEFDSDRKRMSVILGCPDMSVKLFVKGADSSMFSVMDESYGDVIEETKRQLHAYSSDGLRTLVVGMRKLNDSEFEHWRSSFESASTALIGRAGLLRKVAGNIETNLRIVGATAIEDKLQRGVPEAIESLRIAGIKVWVLTGDKQETAISIGFSSRLLTRNMRQIVINSNSLDSCRRSLEEANASIESNDESVALIIDGTSLIYVLDNDLEDVLFQVACKCSAILCCRVAPFQKAGIVALVKNRTSDMTLAIGDGANDVSMIQMADVGVGISGQEGRQAVMASDFAMGQFRFLVPLLLVHGHWNYQRMGYMILYNFYRNAVFVLILFWYVLFTCYTLTTAITEWSSVLYSVIYTSVPTIIIGILDKDLGRRTLLNHPQLYGVGQRGEGYSTTLFWYMMFDTIWQSAAIFFIPLFAYWGSTIDTSSLGDLWTIAAVVVVNLHLAMDIIRWNWITHAAVWGSIVAACICVIVIDVIPTLPGYWAIFEVTSTWMFWFCLLAIVVTSLLPRFAIKYLCEYYRPSDVRIAREAEKLGTFIEPQSMEIEMNQVGDPVRR, from the exons ATGGAGAACTCGATCGACAAACCACCGcctcatcctcatcatcatcgCAACGATTCCATTTCTTCGAGATGGAGCCTCTCTTCCAAAGACCCTTCCCTCAGAGAAGTCACTTTCAACGATCCAGGATCAAAGCGCATCCGCCACGGATCAGCCGACTCCGAGATGCTCACCATGTCTCAGAAAGAGATCAAAGACGAGGACGCTCGTCTTGTTTACATCAACGACCCCGACAAAACCAACGAGAGCTTCGAGTTCACTGGCAATTCCATCAAGACAGCAAAGTACTCTGTCTTCACCTTCTTGCCTAGGAACCTCTTCGAACAGTTCCACAGAGTCGCTTACGTTTACTTTCTTGTCATAGCCGTGCTCAACCAGCTCCCTCAGCTTGCGGTTTTCGGTAGAGGCGCGTCCATCATGCCGCTCGCGTTTGTTCTCCTTGTCTCTGCTATTAAAGACGCTTACGAGGATTTCAGGAGGCATAGGTCGGATAGAGTCGAGAACAATAGGCTTGCTTTAGTCTTCGAGGATGGTCAGTTTCGAGAGAAGCAGTGGAAGTATATTCGCGTTGGGGAGGTTATCAAAGTTGTGTCTAACCAGTCGCTTCCTTGTGACATGGTCCTCTTGGCCACGAGTGATCCCACCGGGGTTGTATATGTTCAGACGACTAACTTGGATGGAGAGTCTAATCTGAAGACGAGGTACGCCAAGCAGGAGACGCTTCAGAAGGCTAATGATCTGGAGACGTTTGATGGGTTTATTAAATGTGAGAAACCGAATAGGAACATATACGGGTTTCAAGCGAACATGGAGATCGATGGGAGAAGGCTCTCTCTTGGACCTTCTaatattattctcagaggatgtGAGCTCAAGAACACTGAGTGGGCCTTAGGGGTTGTTGTCTACGCTGGCGGCGAGACGAAAGCTATGCTTAACAACTCAGGAGCGCCGTCCAAGAGGAGTAGGCTGGAGACTCGGATGAATCTAGAGATCATTCTGCTGTCTTTGTTTCTCATCGCCTTGTGTACGACCGCGGCCGCCACGGCTGCTGTGTGGTTGAGGCGGCACAGGGATGACCTGGACACGATTCTCTTTTATAGGAGAAAGGACTACTCGGAGAGGCCAGGAGGGAAGAATCATAATTACTATGGTTGGGGTTGGGAGATATTCTTCACTTTCTTTATGGCGGTCATCGTGTACCAGATCATGATACCCATTTCTCTCTACATATCCATGGAGCTTGTCCGTATTGGTCAAGCGTACTTCATGACTCGAGATGATCAGATGTACGACGAGTCTTCGAATTCAAGTTTCCAGTGCAGGGCTTTGAACATAAACGAAGATTTGGGGCAGATTAAGTATTTATTCTCTGATAAGACTGGTACTCTCACTGACAACAAGATGGAGTTTCAATGTGCCTGCATAGGAGGTGTTGATTACTCTGACTGGGAGTCTGAGCATGCTGGTTACTCCATTGAag TTGATGGAAATATTTTGAAGCCAAAGATGAGGGTGAGAGTTGATCCTGTGCTTCTTGAATTGACGAAAAATGGCTATGCAACCAAAGAAGCAAAACGTGCGAACGAGTTCTTCCTCTCGCTGGCAGCTTGCAATACAATTGTGCCGATCGTTACCAACACATCTGATCCCAATGTAAAGCTGGTAGATTATCAAGGGGAGTCCCCTGATGAACAAGCGTTAGTCTATGCAGCAGCTTCATATGGTTTCTTGCTCATTGAGAGAACCTCTGGTCATATAGTTATTAATGTGCGAGGAGAAATGCAAAGGTATAATGTTTTGGGATTGCATGAGTTTGATAGTGACCGAAAAAGAATGTCGGTGATACTGGGATGCCCCGACATGTCGGTGAAACTCTTTGTAAAAGGTGCAGACTCATCCATGTTTAGTGTCATGGATGAATCCTACGGCGACGTTATAGAAGAGACCAAGAGACAACTTCATGCCTACTCCTCTGATGGTTTGAGAACTCTTGTTGTTGGGATGAGAAAGCTGAACGATTCAGAGTTTGAGCATTGGCGTTCTTCGTTTGAGTCGGCAAGCACCGCCTTGATTGGTAGGGCAGGATTGCTAAGAAAGGTTGCTGGAAACATCGAGACTAACCTTAGGATAGTAGGAGCCACTGCGATCGAAGACAAACTGCAGCGTGGTGTCCCGGAAGCAATAGAGTCTCTGAGAATCGCAGGGATAAAAGTATGGGTCCTGACTGGTGACAAGCAAGAAACTGCCATATCTATTGGCTTCTCATCGAGGCTACTGACAAGAAACATGAGGCAGATTGTGATAAATAGCAACTCGTTGGATTCTTGTCGGAGGAGCTTAGAAGAAGCAAACGCCAGTATTGAAAGTAATGACGAAAGTGTAGCTTTAATTATTGACGGTACCAGTCTCATATATGTACTCGACAATGATCTTGAAGATGTG CTCTTCCAAGTGGCATGTAAATGCTCTGCGATACTCTGCTGCCGTGTTGCTCCTTTCCAGAAAGCTGGAATCGTTGCACTTGTAAAGAACCGGACTTCCGACATGACTCTCGCCATTGGTGATG GTGCCAATGACGTCTCCATGATCCAAATGGCTGATGTTGGGGTAGGGATCAGTGGCCAAGAAGGTCGCCAAGCTGTGATGGCATCTGATTTCGCAATGGGACAGTTCAGATTCTTAGTTCCGCTATTGCTCGTCCATGGACACTGGAATTACCAAAGGATGGGCTACATGATACTATACAATTTCTATAGAAATGCAGTTTTCgttctaattttattttg GTACGTTTTGTTTACTTGCTACACATTGACAACGGCCATCACGGAATGGAGTAGTGTCTTGTACTCAGTCATATACACATCAGTTCCTACAATAATTATCGGTATTCTTGACAAAGACCTCGGAAGGAGGACTCTTCTCAATCATCCTCAGCTCTACGGTGTTGGCCAGAGGGGAGAGGGATACTCCACAACGCTCTTCTGGTATATGATGTTTGACACAATCTGGCAAAGTGCAGCCATCTTCTTCATTCCTCTCTTTGCTTATTGGGGCAGTACCATCGACACGTCGAGCCTAGGAGATCTATGGACCATTGCTGCAGTTGTGGTTGTCAATCTTCACTTGGCCATGGATATAATAAGATGGAACTGGATCACTCACGCAGCCGTATGGGGATCCATTGTTGCAGCTTGTATATGTGTTATTGTGATCGATGTTATACCCACACTCCCTGGTTACTG GGCAATTTTCGAAGTGACCTCGACATGGATGTTCTGGTTTTGCTTGCTTGCCATTGTTGTGACGTCATTGCTTCCTAGATTCGCTATTAAGTATCTCTGTGAGTATTACAGACCTTCAGATGTTCGGATTGCTAGGGAGGCTGAAAAGCTTGGAACTTTCATAGAACCCCAAAGCATGGAAATTGAAATGAACCAAGTTGGGGATCCTGTAAGGAGATAA
- the LOC108815878 gene encoding 3-ketoacyl-CoA synthase 11 has translation MSAVEEKRPLMMRGGESSPSSDRNLPDFKKSVKLKYVKLGYHYLITHGMYLLLSPLLLLIAAQVSTFSRKDLATLWEHLQYNLISVVLCSALLVFITTIYVMTRPRPVYLVDFSCYKPDDARKCTKKIFMERSKLTGSFTEENLEFQRKILQRSGLGESTYLPQAVLNVPPNPCMAEARKEAEAVMFGAIDELLAKTNVNPKDIGILIVNCSLFNPTPSLSAMIVNHYKLRGNILSYNLGGMGCSAGLISIDLAKHLLHSIPNTYAMVISMENITLNWYFGNDRSKLVSNCLFRMGGAAILLSNKRWDRRRSKYELVDTVRTHKGADDKCFGCVTQEEDSTSKVGVTLSKDLMAVAGDALKTNITTLGPLVLPTSEQLLFFATLVGRKLFKMKIKPYIPDFKLAFEHFCIHAGGRAVLDELEKNLKLSDWHMEPSRMTLYRFGNTSSSSLWYELAYSEAKGRIKKGDRIWQIAFGSGFKCNSSVWRAVRSVNPKKEKNPWMDEIHEFPVDVPTHATI, from the coding sequence ATGTCTGCGGTGGAGGAGAAGAGACCATTGATGATGAGGGGAGGAgaatcatcaccatcatctgATCGGAACCTCCCTGATTTCAAAAAATCCGTGAAGCTCAAGTACGTCAAGCTAGGTTACCATTACCTCATCACGCACGGAATGTACCTCCTCCTCTcccctctcctcctcctcatcgCTGCTCAGGTCTCCACCTTCTCCCGCAAGGATCTCGCCACCCTCTGGGAGCATCTCCAGTACAATCTCATCTCAGTGGTCCTCTGCTCGGCTCTCCTCGTCTTCATAACCACCATCTACGTCATGACTCGCCCCCGTCCTGTCTACTTGGTCGACTTCTCCTGCTACAAACCCGACGATGCTCGCAAATGCACCAAGAAGATCTTCATGGAACGGTCCAAACTCACCGGCTCGTTCACCGAGGAGAATCTCGAGTTCCAGAGGAAGATTCTCCAGCGTTCGGGGCTTGGGGAGTCGACTTACTTGCCTCAGGCTGTCCTCAACGTTCCTCCGAATCCTTGCATGGCGGAAGCGAGAAAGGAAGCTGAGGCTGTGATGTTTGGAGCTATAGATGAGCTTCTTGCTAAGACCAATGTGAATCCTAAGGATATTGGGATCTTGATTGTTAACTGCAGCTTGTTCAACCCTACTCCTTCTCTATCCGCTATGATTGTTAACCACTATAAGCTCCGTGGTAACATACTCAGCTACAACTTGGGAGGAATGGGATGCAGCGCGGGGTTGATTTCGATAGATCTCGCCAAGCATCTCCTCCACTCCATCCCCAACACTTATGCTATGGTGATCAGCATGGAGAACATCACGTTGAACTGGTACTTCGGGAACGATAGGTCGAAGCTCGTCTCTAACTGTCTTTTCAGAATGGGAGGTGCGGCGATTCTTCTCTCGAACAAACGATGGGACAGGAGGAGATCGAAGTACGAGCTTGTTGATACGGTCAGGACGCACAAGGGAGCTGATGATAAATGCTTTGGCTGCGTAACTCAAGAAGAGGACTCCACGAGTAAGGTTGGTGTGACACTGTCCAAAGATCTAATGGCTGTTGCCGGTGATGCTCTGAAGACGAACATCACGACGTTGGGACCACTGGTTCTGCCGACATCTGAGCAGCTCCTGTTCTTTGCGACGTTGGTGGGAAGGAAACTCTTCAAGATGAAGATCAAGCCGTACATCCCGGACTTCAAACTAGCGTTTGAGCATTTCTGCATCCACGCGGGAGGAAGAGCTGTTCTCGATGAGCTGGAGAAGAACTTGAAGCTCTCTGATTGGCACATGGAGCCTTCGAGGATGACGCTCTACCGTTTTGGTAACACGTCAAGTAGCTCTTTGTGGTATGAGTTAGCGTATAGTGAGGCTAAAGGAAGGATCAAGAAAGGTGATAGGATCTGGCAGATTGCTTTTGGTTCAGGGTTTAAGTGCAACAGCTCGGTTTGGAGAGCAGTGAGGTCTGTAAATCCTAAAAAGGAGAAGAACCCATGGATGGATGAGATTCATGAGTTCCCGGTTGATGTCCCCACACACGCAACAATCTAG